From a single Sediminibacterium sp. KACHI17 genomic region:
- the ccoS gene encoding cbb3-type cytochrome oxidase assembly protein CcoS produces MSVIILLLIASISVAGLFLGAFIWSVKTGQYDDENAPSVRMLFEDKPKP; encoded by the coding sequence ATGAGTGTGATCATCCTCTTATTAATTGCCAGCATCAGTGTAGCAGGTTTATTTCTGGGAGCATTCATATGGAGTGTTAAGACAGGTCAATATGATGATGAAAATGCACCTTCTGTAAGAATGCTTTTTGAAGATAAACCGAAACCATAA
- a CDS encoding heavy metal translocating P-type ATPase metal-binding domain-containing protein, whose translation MKQDPVIPSTDIACFHCGEPCRDRDIIIDDKHFCCEGCRLVFDILNQNGMCTYYDLNKTPGQSQKITVRKDKFLFLDDTSIQQSLISFKDARQTHITFYLPQMHCSSCLWLLEQLHRLHEGVISCKVNFERKEADIIFDHDKISLRQVAELLTGIGYEPYISYNDMGKKKRVIDRKKIFRLGVAGFCFANIMLMSFPEYLGIDDKEESLLIFFRYLNLFLSLPVFFYSAGEFYTSAWNALKQRFLNIDAPIVLAIWVTFARSLYEVFTATGSGYFDSMTGIVFFMLAGRVLQDRTHRQLNFDRDYTSYFPVAVTRIKEEGNSTVTLPDIQLNDTLLIHHQELIPADGIITRGRALIDYSFVTGESLPVAKEMGEIVYAGGKQVGGNIEILVIKEVAQSYLTRLWNKDVFNQSSQTESSFVHGLSRWFTWVVFAIALIAGIYWTIFDTSRSWNAITAVLIIACPCALLLSNTFTNGNILRRLARNQFYLRHATVIEKMASIDTIVFDKTGTLTASTEMEVVYDGKPLSASLKQKIATLAAQSTHPLSKGIAAWAGAPLTNPFLAFEEKPGKGIEGMVDGDLITLGSALFITGKPQQDDASTVYVAVEGQLLGRFRFRNHYRQSVPMLLRRLQQHFRLAIVSGDNDGELPYLRKLLGPLAALHFHQQPEDKLEVLQQMQQDGHRVLMIGDGLNDSGALKQADVGVAITDNSNNFTPASDAIIEASALPKLFELIRLCKLNRKIVMAAFIISIVYNIVGLYFAVQGTLSPMIAAILMPCSSISILLITFGLSNLAARRLKLS comes from the coding sequence ATGAAGCAAGATCCTGTCATCCCATCTACTGATATTGCATGTTTTCACTGCGGGGAACCTTGCAGAGACCGGGATATCATAATCGACGATAAACATTTTTGCTGTGAAGGCTGCCGATTGGTATTCGATATCTTGAATCAGAATGGGATGTGTACTTACTATGATCTCAATAAAACTCCGGGTCAGTCACAAAAAATAACTGTTCGAAAAGATAAATTCTTGTTTTTGGATGATACATCCATACAACAGTCACTGATCAGTTTTAAAGATGCCAGACAAACACATATCACGTTTTATCTCCCACAGATGCATTGCAGCAGTTGTTTGTGGTTGTTGGAACAACTACACCGATTGCATGAAGGGGTGATCAGTTGTAAAGTGAATTTTGAAAGGAAAGAAGCAGATATCATTTTCGATCATGATAAGATCTCTCTTCGTCAAGTTGCGGAACTGCTTACCGGGATTGGTTATGAGCCTTATATCAGCTACAATGATATGGGCAAAAAGAAAAGGGTCATTGATCGTAAAAAGATATTTCGTTTGGGGGTAGCAGGCTTTTGTTTTGCCAATATCATGTTGATGAGCTTTCCCGAATACCTTGGTATTGATGATAAAGAAGAAAGTCTGCTCATCTTTTTTCGTTATCTCAATCTATTCCTAAGCTTACCGGTTTTCTTTTATAGTGCAGGTGAATTTTATACAAGTGCGTGGAATGCTTTAAAGCAAAGATTCCTGAACATTGATGCGCCGATCGTATTGGCCATATGGGTGACTTTTGCAAGAAGTCTCTATGAAGTATTTACAGCAACAGGCAGCGGGTATTTTGATTCCATGACCGGTATTGTATTCTTTATGCTGGCAGGACGCGTGTTACAAGACAGAACCCATCGTCAGTTAAATTTTGACCGTGATTACACTTCTTATTTTCCGGTAGCTGTTACCAGGATCAAAGAAGAAGGAAACTCAACGGTTACGTTACCAGATATTCAACTCAACGATACATTATTGATCCACCATCAGGAATTGATCCCTGCAGATGGTATCATTACTCGAGGCAGGGCATTGATCGATTATAGCTTTGTAACGGGTGAATCATTGCCGGTTGCAAAAGAAATGGGTGAGATCGTATATGCAGGCGGGAAACAAGTTGGTGGAAATATTGAGATACTAGTGATCAAAGAAGTAGCACAAAGCTATTTGACCCGCTTATGGAATAAAGATGTATTCAATCAGTCTTCTCAAACAGAATCTTCATTTGTACATGGACTGAGTCGCTGGTTTACCTGGGTTGTTTTTGCCATTGCATTGATAGCTGGTATTTATTGGACCATTTTTGATACCAGCAGAAGCTGGAATGCCATCACAGCAGTATTGATCATTGCTTGTCCATGTGCGTTGTTGTTGAGTAATACTTTCACGAATGGAAATATCTTAAGGAGATTGGCGCGCAATCAGTTCTATCTGCGCCATGCTACCGTCATAGAAAAAATGGCATCCATTGATACCATTGTTTTTGATAAGACGGGTACCCTTACAGCAAGTACAGAAATGGAAGTGGTTTATGATGGAAAACCTTTATCAGCTTCACTGAAACAAAAGATCGCAACACTCGCTGCACAATCTACTCACCCTTTGAGTAAAGGAATCGCAGCTTGGGCGGGCGCGCCGTTGACAAATCCTTTTCTGGCATTTGAAGAAAAACCGGGAAAGGGAATAGAAGGTATGGTGGATGGTGATCTGATCACTTTGGGATCTGCATTGTTCATCACCGGAAAACCACAGCAGGACGATGCTTCAACTGTATATGTAGCTGTTGAAGGTCAATTATTGGGAAGGTTTCGATTTCGGAATCATTATCGTCAGTCTGTACCTATGTTATTACGCCGGTTGCAGCAACATTTCAGATTGGCCATTGTGAGCGGAGATAATGATGGAGAATTACCGTATCTCAGAAAGTTATTGGGACCACTGGCCGCATTACATTTCCATCAACAACCGGAAGATAAACTCGAGGTTTTACAACAGATGCAGCAAGATGGCCATCGTGTTTTAATGATCGGTGACGGACTCAATGATTCAGGCGCTTTAAAACAAGCTGATGTGGGTGTTGCGATCACAGATAACAGTAACAATTTTACACCTGCCAGTGATGCGATCATTGAAGCTTCTGCTTTACCCAAATTATTTGAGCTGATCCGATTGTGTAAACTGAATCGGAAAATCGTAATGGCAGCATTCATTATTTCGATCGTGTACAATATTGTCGGACTCTATTTTGCGGTGCAGGGAACGCTGTCGCCGATGATCGCTGCAATTTTAATGCCTTGTAGTAGTATCAGTATCCTTCTCATAACATTCGGCTTGAGTAATCTGGCAGCGAGACGATTAAAACTGAGCTGA
- a CDS encoding hemerythrin domain-containing protein, with the protein MLLQARDPLFSGFSSAQEVCSVIPADYHAPVLKSCTIINTYLQNNASIRELPESVTELVQLVFQRIEDELIHTFRKETGILFPCIHQQNTASAHLQPKVIETMISTHQVLIALFRKLRELMNQYIARPDWSKELKDCIHEMFLLETYVFRWIQFEQSVLYPQLIRIVKAGKE; encoded by the coding sequence ATGTTATTGCAGGCACGCGACCCTTTATTTTCAGGATTTAGTTCAGCACAGGAAGTTTGTTCTGTGATACCGGCAGACTATCATGCCCCTGTCTTAAAGTCGTGCACCATCATTAATACCTATCTGCAAAACAATGCATCAATCCGGGAGTTGCCGGAATCAGTTACAGAATTGGTTCAATTGGTATTTCAGCGTATTGAAGATGAATTGATACACACTTTCCGTAAAGAAACGGGTATTTTATTTCCATGTATTCATCAACAGAACACAGCATCTGCACACTTACAGCCTAAAGTCATTGAGACCATGATCTCTACTCATCAGGTTTTGATCGCTTTGTTCCGAAAGCTGCGTGAGTTGATGAATCAGTATATCGCTAGACCTGATTGGTCAAAAGAATTAAAAGATTGTATACACGAAATGTTTTTACTGGAAACCTATGTATTCAGATGGATCCAGTTTGAGCAAAGTGTTTTATATCCCCAATTGATCAGAATCGTTAAAGCAGGAAAAGAATGA
- a CDS encoding Crp/Fnr family transcriptional regulator has product MNVQYDHNTCQTCSQRFNSVFCKAREEYVNAINEQKICNSYKKGQVLFNEGSYPFGVYCINDGKVKLSHQGDDGKEQIIRLLKAGDVLGYRALLSGDRYGASAVALEDTKVCFIPKDLFVTVLKNDTGLAFEMMKLLSDELHKAEVKLTHLAQKPIRERLAETLLFIKETYGFEEDGITLNVRLSREEIANLVGTATESTIRLLSDFKKDGMVELDGKKIKILKPSLLLQTANLQD; this is encoded by the coding sequence ATGAACGTTCAGTACGATCATAACACATGTCAAACTTGTTCTCAAAGATTCAACTCTGTTTTCTGTAAAGCAAGGGAAGAATATGTGAATGCTATCAACGAACAAAAGATCTGTAATAGCTATAAAAAAGGACAGGTCTTATTCAATGAAGGTTCTTATCCTTTTGGTGTATACTGTATCAATGATGGGAAAGTAAAACTCTCACATCAGGGAGATGATGGTAAAGAACAAATCATTCGTCTGTTGAAAGCGGGTGATGTATTGGGTTATAGAGCTTTACTCAGTGGAGACCGTTATGGTGCATCTGCAGTTGCACTGGAAGACACAAAAGTTTGTTTCATTCCCAAAGACCTGTTCGTAACTGTACTAAAAAATGATACGGGACTAGCATTTGAGATGATGAAATTATTGAGTGATGAGTTGCATAAGGCTGAAGTCAAGCTCACGCATCTTGCACAAAAACCCATCAGAGAGCGCTTAGCGGAAACTTTGTTATTTATCAAAGAAACCTATGGCTTTGAGGAAGATGGTATCACACTCAATGTGCGACTTTCCCGTGAAGAAATTGCCAATCTGGTAGGCACCGCTACTGAATCTACCATTCGTTTACTCTCTGACTTTAAAAAAGACGGGATGGTTGAGCTGGATGGTAAAAAGATCAAGATACTCAAACCTTCATTACTCCTGCAAACCGCTAATCTTCAAGATTAA
- a CDS encoding GH25 family lysozyme translates to MILLSSGFLLILYFALLEKWEERQTATIASVHYDAFGITMPPGYSIHGIDVSSYQGVIHWPSVKNKVSGEVKMGFVFMKATEGLNDTDKRFHTNWQKAKEAGMIRGAYHFFLATKSGKQQALQFIKQVVLRKGDLPPVVDIEKLYGVKPVLMRQRVKEFLETIEAYYRVKPIIYTYADFYDRYLGEPFKEYPLWVAHYFQPDKPRVQRDWHFWQHSEDATIDGIRHKVDCNVFNGDSVRFKQLLIN, encoded by the coding sequence TTGATTTTATTGAGCAGTGGGTTTCTGCTGATCTTATATTTTGCCTTACTGGAAAAATGGGAAGAAAGACAAACAGCCACAATCGCTTCTGTTCACTATGATGCTTTTGGCATTACAATGCCGCCGGGGTACTCGATACACGGTATTGACGTGAGTAGTTATCAGGGGGTTATTCACTGGCCTTCTGTAAAAAATAAAGTGTCGGGAGAAGTGAAAATGGGTTTTGTATTTATGAAAGCAACAGAGGGTTTGAATGATACAGATAAGCGTTTTCATACCAATTGGCAAAAAGCCAAAGAAGCAGGCATGATCAGAGGTGCATATCATTTTTTCCTGGCTACCAAAAGCGGGAAACAACAGGCGCTACAATTCATCAAACAAGTAGTGCTAAGAAAGGGAGATCTGCCTCCGGTTGTCGATATCGAAAAATTATATGGTGTTAAACCGGTGTTGATGCGACAAAGAGTGAAAGAGTTTTTGGAAACGATAGAAGCTTATTACAGGGTTAAGCCTATTATTTATACGTATGCAGATTTTTATGACAGGTATTTAGGTGAGCCTTTCAAAGAATATCCCTTATGGGTGGCGCATTATTTTCAGCCGGATAAACCAAGGGTTCAGCGCGACTGGCATTTCTGGCAGCACAGTGAAGATGCCACCATTGATGGCATTAGACACAAAGTAGATTGCAATGTGTTCAATGGTGACTCTGTAAGATTTAAACAATTGCTGATCAATTGA
- a CDS encoding radical SAM/SPASM domain-containing protein, with protein MGYFNWNDSVNFLRKLTLRRFWNACKVYSSYQISQFTKKPIQWGYPISISFEPTTSCNLRCPECPSGLRAFTRPTGMLQKDFFRETIDDIHKDLLYLIFYFQGEPYLNPDFLDMVKYAHDKGIYTATSTNAHYLTDEKARKTVESGLDRLIISIDGTTQDVYQQYRVGGKLDKVLEGARNIVKWKKELKSKTPFIFFQFLVVKPNEHQIEEVKKLGAEIGVDQVRFKTAQVYDYENDPHQLIPTKNKYSRYKKDKNGVMQVKSGLNNRCWKLWHANVITWDGLVVPCCFDKDAMHQLGNLKSQSFKDIWRNDNYKQFRSELMTSRKNIDICANCSEGLSVWED; from the coding sequence ATGGGCTATTTTAACTGGAACGACAGCGTTAATTTTTTGCGTAAGCTTACCTTAAGAAGGTTTTGGAATGCTTGTAAAGTATACAGCAGCTACCAGATCAGTCAGTTTACCAAAAAACCAATACAGTGGGGTTATCCAATTTCCATTTCCTTCGAACCTACAACTTCATGTAATCTTCGTTGTCCTGAATGTCCGAGCGGACTCCGTGCATTTACCAGACCTACCGGCATGCTACAAAAGGATTTTTTCAGGGAAACCATTGATGATATTCATAAAGATCTGCTCTATCTGATCTTTTATTTTCAGGGAGAACCTTACTTGAATCCTGATTTTCTGGATATGGTCAAGTATGCACATGATAAAGGCATCTACACTGCTACTTCTACCAATGCTCATTATCTGACCGATGAAAAAGCAAGAAAAACAGTTGAGAGCGGATTAGATCGTCTGATCATTTCCATTGATGGTACTACGCAGGATGTGTATCAGCAATACCGTGTAGGTGGTAAACTGGATAAAGTACTGGAAGGCGCTCGCAATATTGTGAAGTGGAAAAAAGAGTTGAAGAGTAAAACGCCCTTTATCTTCTTTCAATTCCTGGTAGTAAAGCCCAATGAACATCAGATCGAAGAAGTAAAAAAACTAGGTGCTGAAATAGGGGTTGATCAAGTACGTTTTAAGACCGCTCAGGTTTATGATTATGAAAACGATCCGCATCAACTGATCCCTACGAAGAATAAATACAGTCGATATAAAAAGGATAAAAATGGTGTAATGCAGGTGAAGAGTGGCCTCAATAACCGTTGCTGGAAACTCTGGCATGCCAATGTGATCACCTGGGATGGATTGGTAGTTCCTTGCTGTTTTGATAAAGATGCCATGCATCAATTAGGCAATCTGAAATCACAAAGTTTTAAAGATATCTGGCGAAACGATAACTATAAACAGTTTCGAAGTGAGTTAATGACCAGCAGGAAGAATATAGATATCTGCGCCAATTGCAGTGAAGGATTGAGTGTTTGGGAGGATTAA
- a CDS encoding MarR family transcriptional regulator, whose translation MGIEKDIQQQHFRNEYQKASVNIIYSANWLNEKIKTMLDPDDITPQQYNILRILRGSQQPLSTLQIRARMLDKMSDTSRIVERLLKKGLVEKKVCSADKRLVDVSISKKGLALLDKLDKKNAEIDQLMQNLSEAEAVTLNKLLDKVRELAS comes from the coding sequence ATGGGTATTGAGAAAGATATACAACAACAGCATTTCAGGAATGAATACCAGAAGGCTTCTGTGAATATCATTTATTCTGCCAACTGGTTGAATGAAAAGATCAAAACCATGCTTGATCCGGATGACATTACCCCGCAGCAATACAATATTCTTCGCATTTTAAGGGGAAGTCAACAACCACTCAGTACTTTACAGATACGTGCAAGAATGCTTGACAAAATGAGTGATACCAGCCGTATCGTTGAACGATTGCTCAAAAAAGGACTGGTTGAAAAAAAGGTTTGCTCTGCCGACAAACGATTGGTGGATGTCAGCATCTCTAAAAAAGGTTTGGCCCTTCTTGACAAGCTTGACAAGAAAAATGCCGAAATAGATCAACTGATGCAGAACTTATCAGAGGCAGAAGCAGTCACCCTCAATAAACTGCTTGATAAAGTGCGCGAGCTGGCTTCATAA
- a CDS encoding family 10 glycosylhydrolase, translating into MKSLLRLLPLFLFLVLFYQSPAQNTPNYEFRAAWVATVENIDWPSKRTLSTEEQQAEFIKLVEMHHRNGMNALIVQIRPSADAFYPSTLEPWSEYLTGKQGLPPTPYYDPLQFMIQETHKRGMEFHAWLNPYRAVFNILRSSIAPNHISKQHPEWFVTYGDKKYFNPGIPEVRDHVSAVVKDIVQRYAIDAIHMDDYFYPYKIPGREFPDQSTFLKYGKGMTKDEWRRSNCDSIIVQLQQTIRKTNPKVKFGISPFGVWRNKHQDPMGSETRSGPTNYDELHADVLLWLQKGWIDYIAPQLYWERGHPLASYDILLRWWNEHSYERHLYIGHGIYRAGSNTAWKNRNEIPEQIKALRSYENVQGSIYYNSSSFNRNPNGWNDSLQQNYYRYPALVPPMPWIDNTIPPQPLVEKTNEHTYKLAYKGEEKIKGFAVFMHQGKGEADFANSQLILFIPGDKTAVIDLTKLPEAKNKNVLIASVDTDNNVSPLRLLQ; encoded by the coding sequence ATGAAATCTTTGTTGCGTCTACTCCCCCTTTTTCTATTTCTTGTTCTGTTCTATCAGTCACCAGCACAAAACACTCCGAATTATGAATTCAGAGCAGCTTGGGTTGCCACAGTTGAAAATATTGACTGGCCGAGTAAAAGAACATTATCAACGGAAGAGCAACAAGCTGAATTCATCAAATTGGTAGAGATGCATCATCGGAATGGAATGAACGCATTGATTGTTCAGATCCGTCCATCTGCAGACGCATTTTATCCATCAACATTGGAACCATGGAGTGAATACCTTACCGGCAAACAAGGTTTACCTCCTACACCTTATTATGATCCACTCCAGTTCATGATTCAAGAGACACATAAACGTGGCATGGAATTTCACGCATGGCTAAACCCTTATCGTGCAGTATTCAATATTCTTCGATCTTCCATTGCCCCTAATCATATCAGCAAACAGCATCCGGAATGGTTTGTTACTTACGGCGACAAAAAATATTTCAATCCCGGCATCCCTGAAGTGAGGGATCATGTTTCAGCTGTTGTAAAAGATATCGTGCAACGTTATGCCATTGATGCCATTCATATGGATGACTATTTCTATCCGTATAAAATACCCGGAAGAGAATTCCCCGATCAGTCTACTTTTTTGAAATATGGAAAGGGGATGACCAAAGATGAATGGAGAAGAAGCAATTGTGATAGCATCATTGTTCAGTTACAACAAACGATCAGAAAAACAAATCCGAAAGTAAAATTTGGCATTAGTCCATTTGGAGTATGGCGCAATAAACATCAGGACCCCATGGGAAGCGAGACCAGATCGGGTCCTACCAATTATGACGAGCTACACGCCGATGTATTATTGTGGTTACAAAAAGGATGGATAGATTATATCGCTCCACAACTCTACTGGGAGCGAGGACATCCCTTGGCGAGTTATGATATCTTACTCCGCTGGTGGAATGAACACAGCTATGAAAGACATTTATATATCGGACATGGTATTTACCGTGCAGGAAGTAATACTGCATGGAAGAACAGAAATGAAATTCCTGAACAGATCAAGGCATTGAGAAGTTATGAAAATGTACAGGGAAGTATTTATTACAACAGCAGCTCTTTCAATAGAAATCCAAACGGATGGAATGATAGTTTACAGCAAAACTATTATCGCTATCCTGCATTGGTTCCTCCTATGCCCTGGATCGACAATACAATTCCACCACAACCTTTGGTAGAAAAGACGAATGAGCATACTTATAAGTTAGCATATAAAGGAGAAGAAAAGATCAAAGGTTTTGCCGTATTCATGCATCAGGGAAAAGGAGAAGCTGATTTTGCAAATAGTCAACTCATTCTTTTTATTCCGGGAGATAAAACAGCTGTTATTGACCTGACTAAATTACCAGAAGCAAAAAATAAAAATGTACTCATTGCTTCAGTAGATACAGACAATAATGTGAGCCCACTCAGATTATTACAGTGA
- a CDS encoding SRPBCC family protein, producing the protein MSKVYSLKTIQKIPISLAEAWDFFSRPQNLKEITPSNLGFNIISKHHGDRMYQGQIIEYKVSPILGIPLYWMTEITHVEDQKFFVDEQRFGPYSLWHHQHHFKAIDGGVEMTDIVHYKLPLWFLGDIANTIMVRAQLRGIFDHRFQAVEQRFGAWSGSQEKKVMFDGSL; encoded by the coding sequence ATGTCAAAGGTTTATTCACTCAAAACCATTCAGAAAATACCGATCTCACTGGCAGAAGCCTGGGATTTTTTTAGTCGCCCACAGAACCTGAAAGAAATCACTCCTTCCAACCTGGGTTTTAATATCATTAGTAAGCATCATGGCGACAGAATGTATCAAGGGCAGATCATTGAATACAAAGTGAGTCCAATCCTCGGTATTCCTTTGTATTGGATGACCGAGATCACACATGTGGAAGATCAGAAATTCTTTGTAGACGAGCAGCGCTTTGGTCCGTATAGTTTATGGCATCACCAGCATCATTTCAAAGCTATTGATGGCGGAGTGGAAATGACCGATATCGTACACTATAAATTGCCATTATGGTTCTTGGGTGATATAGCCAATACCATTATGGTACGTGCCCAATTACGTGGCATATTCGATCATCGTTTTCAGGCCGTGGAACAACGTTTTGGCGCATGGTCTGGCAGTCAGGAAAAAAAGGTCATGTTCGACGGCTCACTGTAA